A single Paenibacillus sp. FSL R5-0517 DNA region contains:
- a CDS encoding lanthionine synthetase LanC family protein: MKFASVTPKKDAFENALENIIRELPQSIQWSNDGHWICFRPKELRLPAQGWKIHISVIPVEGAELLRRIAPVLTENEVQWKVVNSGLKLIETSNGSIPLPQTGKCVTIYARDEEQFLKLLELMHSCTGDLEGPAIPTDRAYLGSQCVFYRYGAFTDRFYYDCYSGAKVYAIQNPEGKLEEDRRTPGRYKPDWVNEPEELLRIQDMETNQVTSRHADSNNNEFGIRNIRVRRVLKKSGKGGVFLISGTSYEQAVMKEAVYRMRVDGGGRSAHDYLDNEYRVLDLMKDTGVTPRPFDLFSTENNRYLILEYFESISLREYIHRRHVAVDYNRADMYQMGVHILDMVQQCHDKGIVINDLTPNNIVVLTDGSIRLIDLELAYVRSDETHADPLTGHTPGYVPRGREHSRRSSYGDDLYALGAVFYYMASSIDPYLKYRQSHLEAAQAYLDHQSNTQLRGLGSLGIEIMSGGYVKLSDIRKTLVALLEQQEVRSGGSRDVIEKDECNMEPEEVLRQAERMVNTLYTSLDFNSPHQLFPENSMSKMFHPANFNFGWTGMIFGFNQLGQITENRQYHQYAYEVLEWILTNHPYVPDETPVALYFGYGAVPWAMAETAERINDPSLLQRAEDLALEIALHDPVQTNISHGAAGLGLMLLEIYRIGGRPELLTRAEELGVYILEQEEQTDESLSLWKVKDKSDKKGHHSLGFSHGIAGIGYYLLALAERTGKEAYYSAVKRIVHTLDRTSHGGQNGVSLWPASPEKPDTLWVHWCNGSAGIGRFLMAAADILQDPLCTRLGLQAADAAAQATVFASFGQCHGIAGNGDFLLLANRRFPGRYETKLAEYTQSLHVLRSDQREDIWMWPLEDMESFSPDYMTGYMGIYTFLLRRFYPSVASEPLVYSGFDYDREGKVYDANIHV, translated from the coding sequence TTGAAATTCGCAAGCGTAACCCCCAAGAAGGACGCCTTTGAGAACGCTTTGGAAAATATAATCCGGGAACTTCCCCAATCCATCCAATGGTCGAATGACGGCCATTGGATTTGTTTTAGACCGAAGGAATTAAGGCTTCCCGCGCAGGGGTGGAAAATCCATATATCGGTTATTCCTGTGGAAGGAGCTGAATTGCTGCGCCGTATTGCACCTGTTCTCACAGAAAATGAAGTGCAATGGAAAGTAGTGAACAGTGGGCTAAAACTGATTGAAACATCTAACGGTTCCATACCTCTCCCTCAGACTGGGAAATGTGTCACCATCTACGCACGAGACGAAGAACAGTTCTTGAAGTTACTTGAATTAATGCATTCATGTACAGGTGATCTGGAAGGACCAGCTATTCCGACAGATCGGGCATACCTCGGCAGCCAGTGTGTATTTTACCGTTATGGTGCATTCACGGATCGTTTCTACTATGACTGTTATTCGGGTGCAAAAGTGTATGCCATCCAGAATCCTGAAGGTAAGCTGGAGGAGGATCGAAGAACACCTGGCAGGTACAAACCGGATTGGGTGAATGAACCCGAGGAATTGCTGCGGATTCAGGACATGGAGACAAATCAGGTGACTTCTCGTCATGCCGATTCCAATAACAATGAGTTTGGTATACGAAACATTCGTGTAAGGCGTGTACTCAAGAAATCCGGCAAGGGCGGAGTATTTCTTATCTCTGGCACATCGTATGAACAGGCTGTCATGAAAGAAGCAGTCTACCGTATGCGTGTAGACGGTGGTGGGCGGTCTGCGCATGACTATCTGGATAATGAATATCGGGTGCTTGATCTGATGAAGGATACGGGGGTTACCCCACGACCGTTTGATCTGTTTAGTACTGAAAATAATCGCTACCTGATCCTGGAGTATTTTGAAAGTATCAGCTTGCGTGAATATATCCATCGCAGACATGTAGCTGTAGATTACAACCGGGCGGATATGTATCAGATGGGTGTACATATTCTGGATATGGTACAGCAATGTCACGATAAAGGGATTGTGATCAATGATCTGACGCCGAACAATATTGTTGTGCTGACGGACGGAAGTATACGCCTGATTGATCTTGAACTGGCTTATGTTAGAAGTGATGAGACCCATGCCGATCCATTGACTGGTCATACTCCGGGTTATGTGCCACGAGGGCGTGAGCACAGCAGGCGCTCCAGTTATGGGGATGATCTGTATGCACTGGGAGCTGTCTTTTATTACATGGCTTCATCCATCGACCCCTATCTGAAATATCGGCAATCTCATCTGGAAGCTGCACAAGCTTATCTGGATCATCAGAGTAATACACAACTTCGTGGCTTGGGAAGTCTGGGTATTGAGATCATGTCTGGCGGATATGTGAAGTTATCAGACATTCGTAAAACGTTGGTTGCATTACTGGAGCAGCAAGAGGTCCGTTCAGGAGGAAGCAGGGATGTAATAGAGAAGGATGAATGCAATATGGAGCCAGAAGAAGTGCTCCGTCAGGCGGAGCGTATGGTAAACACACTGTATACTTCTCTTGATTTCAATAGTCCCCATCAACTGTTCCCGGAAAACAGCATGAGCAAGATGTTCCATCCGGCGAATTTTAACTTTGGCTGGACAGGGATGATTTTTGGTTTTAATCAGCTTGGTCAGATTACAGAGAATAGACAATACCATCAATATGCGTATGAAGTGTTGGAATGGATTTTGACGAATCACCCTTACGTTCCAGATGAGACACCTGTAGCATTATACTTTGGATATGGCGCTGTACCCTGGGCAATGGCAGAGACGGCTGAACGAATAAATGATCCATCGCTGCTTCAACGTGCAGAGGATCTGGCATTGGAAATCGCCCTACATGATCCGGTGCAGACCAATATTAGTCATGGAGCTGCGGGTTTGGGACTGATGCTGCTTGAAATATACCGTATTGGAGGCCGCCCTGAACTTCTGACAAGAGCAGAGGAACTGGGTGTCTATATTTTGGAACAAGAAGAGCAGACAGACGAATCATTGAGTTTGTGGAAAGTAAAAGATAAATCGGACAAAAAAGGTCATCATTCCCTTGGATTCTCTCATGGCATTGCAGGCATCGGGTATTATCTACTCGCCTTGGCAGAGCGTACAGGGAAGGAAGCGTACTATTCTGCTGTGAAGCGAATTGTACATACACTTGATCGTACAAGTCATGGAGGGCAGAATGGCGTGAGTCTGTGGCCCGCATCGCCGGAAAAACCGGATACACTCTGGGTGCACTGGTGTAATGGATCGGCGGGTATTGGTCGATTTCTAATGGCAGCGGCTGATATTTTGCAAGATCCCCTCTGTACCAGACTGGGACTTCAAGCAGCAGATGCAGCGGCACAGGCGACGGTATTTGCTTCTTTTGGGCAGTGTCACGGAATTGCAGGTAACGGAGATTTTCTGCTCTTGGCCAATCGCAGGTTCCCAGGCAGGTATGAAACCAAACTAGCGGAATACACACAGAGCTTGCATGTATTGCGCAGTGATCAACGGGAGGACATATGGATGTGGCCTTTGGAGGACATGGAGTCCTTCTCCCCGGATTATATGACAGGTTATATGGGGATCTATACATTCCTGCTACGCCGGTTTTATCCGTCTGTTGCATCCGAACCACTGGTTTATTCAGGTTTTGATTATGACAGGGAGGGAAAAGTGTATGATGCTAACATCCATGTCTGA
- a CDS encoding prolyl oligopeptidase family serine peptidase has product MGDPFLTRMSVNKERTSMLLGYDDNTCEWCSIDDTGRIDGRQSLSEPGTASERHTQHMQFIGKNQVLVITQDKAGKWLHIYENEEHAILVQSRYVKFPFPVMQAARQEDQLLLLFSIRHRSGSVRIGLYDPDKDEARWVTPDLHQPQFVFWSATTREVGVNVGGFGRVYSYSEDILPSSEIPYTEYAYPVMDKQGDLVAVSIPVEHGFQPGWIRQGEGTVHVCSRDNEPFSELIRMQLDPDQPLVLCEGITSGRWQYVQYTLDREKRFELRDYPGILTQAVLSRDRQGLIGKYESIVRPPAPGLYRFSEQISTITPFPVERDERIGNHLDEEADVIYGRIRYGQDMIPYMDMHPEGAEQVVIYLHGGPHNCLFDSFSPVIRGLYQAGVRVIGLNYPGSSGFGTDYKMLIQNDWGGVDADVIQFMREQMLSSYSNVSLYGVSYGAYLALLVAGKSPALWSNVVACAPFTDLEGLYAGGGAKLRSFLQTEIGELLHDPSALRDRSPTAYISGLSKVDIQFIHGQEDQLCPVEQTERLYRDIMENKRLSGAVGRIELHIVQDMAHEAYSERFWAQKAVDFQTYSRVST; this is encoded by the coding sequence TTGGGCGATCCATTCCTGACACGGATGAGTGTGAATAAGGAACGCACTAGTATGCTTTTGGGCTATGATGACAATACATGCGAATGGTGCAGCATTGATGATACAGGCCGCATTGATGGCAGGCAGAGCCTTTCTGAACCCGGGACAGCATCAGAGCGGCACACGCAGCATATGCAGTTCATTGGCAAGAATCAGGTTCTGGTGATTACACAGGACAAGGCGGGGAAATGGCTACATATATACGAGAATGAGGAGCATGCAATTCTGGTTCAGAGCCGATATGTGAAGTTTCCATTTCCTGTGATGCAAGCTGCTCGGCAAGAGGACCAATTACTCCTGCTGTTTTCCATTAGACATCGGTCAGGCTCTGTTCGTATAGGTCTTTATGATCCGGACAAGGATGAAGCGAGATGGGTTACTCCTGATCTGCATCAGCCGCAATTTGTATTCTGGTCGGCAACCACTCGAGAGGTTGGCGTAAACGTTGGTGGATTCGGAAGAGTGTATTCGTATTCCGAAGACATCCTTCCATCATCCGAAATACCCTATACGGAGTATGCCTACCCTGTGATGGATAAGCAGGGTGACCTCGTAGCAGTATCCATTCCTGTGGAACATGGTTTTCAGCCCGGGTGGATCAGGCAAGGAGAGGGTACGGTACATGTATGTTCTAGGGATAACGAACCCTTCTCTGAACTGATCAGAATGCAACTCGATCCAGATCAACCGCTCGTGCTCTGTGAAGGGATAACCTCTGGCAGATGGCAATATGTTCAATATACATTGGACAGAGAGAAGAGATTTGAGCTACGTGATTATCCGGGAATCCTGACACAGGCTGTGCTCAGCAGGGACAGGCAGGGATTGATCGGAAAATATGAATCTATCGTCCGCCCTCCAGCGCCGGGATTATACCGATTTTCAGAGCAAATCAGTACGATTACCCCTTTTCCGGTTGAGAGAGATGAGAGAATTGGCAACCATCTCGACGAGGAAGCAGATGTAATCTATGGAAGGATTCGTTATGGACAGGATATGATTCCGTATATGGACATGCACCCGGAGGGTGCTGAACAGGTGGTTATCTATCTCCATGGGGGGCCTCATAATTGCCTGTTTGACAGCTTTAGTCCGGTCATCAGAGGATTATATCAGGCAGGAGTGCGTGTCATTGGGCTGAACTATCCCGGCAGCTCAGGGTTTGGCACGGATTACAAGATGCTCATTCAGAACGACTGGGGCGGCGTGGATGCAGATGTCATCCAGTTCATGCGGGAGCAGATGTTATCTTCCTATTCAAACGTCTCTCTCTATGGCGTAAGCTATGGGGCTTATCTGGCATTGCTGGTAGCAGGTAAAAGTCCGGCGCTATGGAGTAATGTGGTTGCCTGTGCACCGTTCACGGATCTGGAAGGACTATACGCAGGCGGAGGAGCGAAGCTGAGATCATTCTTGCAAACGGAAATTGGTGAGCTGTTGCATGATCCATCTGCTCTGCGGGATCGAAGTCCAACAGCTTATATATCCGGGCTCAGTAAGGTGGATATTCAATTTATTCATGGGCAAGAGGATCAATTGTGCCCTGTAGAGCAGACGGAAAGATTGTATCGAGACATTATGGAAAACAAGCGATTGTCTGGAGCTGTAGGCAGGATTGAGCTTCATATTGTACAGGATATGGCACATGAGGCTTATTCGGAGCGATTCTGGGCGCAGAAGGCTGTTGATTTTCAAACCTACAGTAGAGTCTCTACGTAA
- a CDS encoding NAD(P)H-binding protein, translated as MKVAIFGATGAIGKTILWELMDRGHEVTAVVRDPSKIEMVHERLRVEQGDLLNPDQVADFAAGQEAVVSAYGPKFGGEEEMLEVTRSLIEGVRRAKAGRLVVVGGAGSLLTDSGDMLMDTPGFPEEVKPLAKAHADAYELIEASGIHWTYMSPAATITTGRRTGQFRVGMNRVITDDIGESSISVGDFAAALVDELDDPQFIQARFTVGY; from the coding sequence ATGAAAGTAGCCATTTTTGGAGCAACCGGCGCGATTGGCAAGACGATACTGTGGGAGCTAATGGATCGTGGACATGAAGTGACAGCGGTGGTACGTGATCCATCCAAAATTGAGATGGTGCATGAGCGTTTGCGTGTAGAACAGGGAGATCTGCTTAACCCGGATCAGGTGGCTGATTTTGCAGCGGGTCAGGAAGCGGTTGTGAGTGCATATGGGCCGAAATTCGGTGGAGAAGAAGAGATGCTGGAAGTGACACGTTCGTTGATCGAGGGTGTGCGCCGGGCAAAAGCAGGACGTTTGGTAGTGGTTGGTGGAGCGGGAAGTTTGCTCACTGATTCCGGTGATATGCTGATGGATACGCCGGGATTCCCGGAAGAAGTCAAACCGCTGGCGAAAGCACATGCAGATGCATATGAGCTGATTGAAGCATCGGGTATTCATTGGACCTACATGAGCCCTGCTGCGACAATCACAACAGGACGTCGGACAGGTCAGTTCCGAGTAGGGATGAACCGTGTGATCACGGATGATATCGGGGAAAGCTCGATTTCCGTTGGTGATTTTGCAGCAGCTTTGGTGGACGAACTGGACGATCCGCAGTTTATTCAGGCGCGGTTTACGGTGGGGTATTAA
- a CDS encoding NAD(P)H-hydrate dehydratase — MFIVTAEQMRAVDEHTIHQLGIPAASLMENAGRAIAEEVIKLCREGQEAGWLANSGQLGYSSKGDARRAHTGPGDRQGYGGDIIADSALVMEHPGDQQWYMLIGKGNNGGDGLVAARHLVEAGLGVTLVYADAPEALRGEAAVQRDAAAKLGIPALVHGREAVDFSRCTGIVDALLGTGSRGAPRGAYAALVKAANDSGKPIVSADVPSGLDADTGEVYEPCIQARVTVCFALLKRGLVQYPGASAAGRIVVRAIGIPTRLAPEHGPSVRLLTDEVLRDALRVDTGRLRAPDGHKGTYGHVLLAAGSLPMSGAGLLSAKAALRAGCGLATWALPAALLPHVIGTVPELMLAAAVDGDSGEWNAASASAVLRLAESRDVLATGPGLGRFKGDTDWLRRLWQHTDRPLVIDADALNMLADAGPHGPCDWGKRSAATILTPHPGEMGRLLGMSTQEVQRDRIGHAAQYAREQGVTLVLKGARTVIATPSGEAYINTTGHAGMATGGAGDVLTGIIAGLLAQGLSAEQAAAFGVYLHGQAAERAALLRGDPSSLLAGDIIDAL, encoded by the coding sequence TTGTTTATCGTAACCGCTGAACAGATGAGAGCTGTGGACGAGCATACGATTCATCAGCTTGGTATTCCAGCAGCCAGTCTGATGGAGAATGCAGGCCGCGCTATAGCCGAGGAAGTAATCAAGCTGTGCCGGGAAGGGCAGGAAGCAGGCTGGCTTGCGAATTCAGGGCAGCTTGGTTATAGCAGCAAAGGTGATGCGAGGCGGGCACACACTGGGCCAGGCGATCGGCAAGGTTATGGTGGCGACATCATCGCCGATTCGGCGCTGGTGATGGAGCACCCGGGAGATCAGCAGTGGTACATGCTGATCGGCAAGGGCAATAATGGCGGCGATGGGCTGGTGGCCGCGCGCCATTTGGTTGAAGCAGGGCTTGGCGTGACATTGGTCTACGCCGATGCCCCTGAGGCACTGCGGGGCGAAGCCGCAGTGCAACGGGATGCCGCCGCGAAGCTTGGCATCCCTGCTCTTGTCCACGGGCGCGAAGCCGTGGACTTCAGCCGGTGCACAGGCATCGTGGATGCGCTGCTGGGCACCGGCTCGCGGGGGGCGCCGCGGGGAGCTTACGCGGCGCTGGTTAAGGCGGCGAACGACAGCGGCAAGCCGATCGTGTCCGCCGATGTGCCAAGCGGGCTGGACGCCGACACCGGAGAGGTGTACGAGCCCTGCATTCAAGCCCGGGTGACCGTATGCTTTGCGCTGCTCAAGCGCGGGCTGGTGCAGTACCCGGGCGCTTCTGCCGCGGGGCGCATTGTGGTGCGCGCCATCGGCATTCCCACGCGGCTTGCGCCAGAGCATGGCCCCTCGGTCCGTCTCCTGACGGACGAGGTGCTGCGCGATGCGCTGCGCGTGGATACAGGCCGCCTCCGGGCACCGGACGGCCATAAGGGCACCTACGGCCACGTATTGCTGGCCGCAGGAAGTCTGCCGATGAGCGGCGCAGGCCTGCTCTCGGCCAAGGCCGCGCTGCGCGCAGGCTGCGGGCTCGCCACATGGGCGCTGCCCGCGGCACTGCTGCCGCATGTCATCGGCACCGTGCCCGAGCTCATGCTTGCTGCCGCCGTCGATGGAGACAGCGGCGAATGGAACGCGGCTTCCGCCTCCGCCGTGCTGCGTCTCGCGGAGAGCCGCGACGTGCTTGCGACCGGCCCGGGCCTCGGCCGCTTCAAGGGCGACACAGACTGGCTTCGCCGTCTGTGGCAACATACGGATCGTCCGCTCGTCATTGACGCGGACGCCCTCAACATGCTGGCAGACGCGGGCCCACATGGGCCTTGCGACTGGGGCAAGCGAAGTGCGGCGACAATCCTGACGCCGCACCCTGGCGAGATGGGTCGACTGTTGGGTATGTCGACCCAAGAGGTGCAGCGTGACCGCATTGGACACGCTGCCCAGTACGCCCGCGAGCAGGGCGTGACCCTTGTGCTCAAGGGAGCACGAACGGTCATCGCAACGCCATCTGGCGAGGCGTACATCAACACCACCGGGCACGCCGGCATGGCGACTGGTGGTGCCGGAGACGTATTGACCGGCATCATCGCCGGTCTGCTTGCCCAAGGGCTCAGCGCGGAGCAAGCCGCCGCGTTCGGCGTATATCTCCACGGACAGGCCGCCGAACGAGCAGCACTGCTGCGCGGTGACCCATCGTCCCTGCTGGCGGGAGACATCATCGACGCACTCTGA
- a CDS encoding methyl-accepting chemotaxis protein, translating to MKLQGKLILNALISLLLCLALVAYIIMQLLGMNAKNQNLVPAMLKVSELNANQIQTQQALDVYSFSMTAGNQDAVLRLLDEGQTMIQELTDGLLETDQQLQLIQSIQTKLEALNQGATEAMTEMNSAEAKRYSTRVRGIQNDIYSLDEITRDRYDQYTVDLEHDIQQTWQVALGGAIVLLVAVMLFNMYTSRQIARRIRTLKDAAGQIANGDLTGQLPEARGKDELDDLSRSFGIMTHNIRGIIQSIGAAGHRVDLMAQDIDRGNDTAQAIVQQVSRTTEELSIGSQKIAEDLSETVMVVDKMQSTFNSNLEATSQSVIDGREVLTTVEEGNKAVAEQLRLAEVNRMAMSEVEQTVRELEESAVRITTMTAYVSEIAKQTTMLSLNASIEAARAGEAGRGFAVVAGEVNKLAEQSAQSVKHIYAAVGEITTSMDKVKNSVAQSMQLFGEQEQATSQTRESFSAIRESVERISTGIHQLAEDMQHSNELSTQVQQAIENISAITEQSAASSEEITASTSEQQRSFADASVKVKSLRDISAEMHQELLRFRL from the coding sequence ATGAAACTACAGGGAAAACTAATACTTAATGCTCTAATTTCACTACTTCTATGCCTTGCGCTGGTCGCTTATATCATCATGCAATTGCTCGGTATGAATGCCAAAAATCAAAATCTGGTACCAGCCATGCTCAAGGTTAGTGAACTGAATGCCAATCAGATTCAGACACAGCAGGCGCTGGATGTCTATTCGTTCTCCATGACAGCGGGAAATCAGGACGCAGTACTCCGCTTGCTGGATGAAGGTCAAACGATGATTCAGGAGCTTACGGACGGATTACTGGAAACGGATCAGCAATTGCAACTCATTCAGTCCATCCAGACAAAATTAGAAGCTCTGAACCAGGGAGCTACCGAAGCAATGACCGAGATGAACAGTGCGGAAGCGAAACGTTACAGCACTCGGGTTCGCGGCATACAGAATGATATCTATTCGTTAGATGAGATAACTCGGGATCGTTATGATCAATATACCGTTGATTTGGAACATGACATTCAGCAAACGTGGCAAGTCGCTCTTGGTGGAGCCATCGTATTGCTTGTCGCCGTAATGTTGTTCAACATGTATACGTCACGGCAGATCGCCCGGCGTATTCGTACACTCAAGGACGCCGCGGGACAAATTGCGAACGGTGACCTGACCGGACAATTACCGGAAGCTCGGGGCAAAGATGAACTCGATGATCTGAGTCGCTCCTTCGGTATCATGACCCATAATATCCGTGGCATTATTCAATCGATTGGCGCAGCTGGTCATCGTGTCGATCTGATGGCGCAAGATATTGACCGCGGCAACGATACGGCCCAAGCGATCGTGCAGCAAGTATCCCGCACCACGGAGGAACTCTCGATTGGTAGTCAAAAGATTGCCGAGGATCTGAGTGAAACGGTGATGGTTGTGGACAAAATGCAGTCTACCTTCAATAGTAATCTGGAGGCCACCTCCCAATCGGTAATCGATGGTCGCGAAGTATTAACTACCGTTGAGGAAGGCAATAAGGCTGTAGCGGAGCAACTCCGACTGGCCGAAGTGAATCGTATGGCGATGTCCGAGGTGGAACAAACGGTGCGGGAACTGGAAGAAAGCGCAGTTCGAATAACTACGATGACTGCGTATGTATCGGAGATTGCCAAACAAACGACCATGCTCTCGTTGAATGCCTCCATAGAGGCTGCTCGCGCTGGAGAAGCCGGACGTGGATTCGCTGTTGTTGCCGGCGAGGTGAACAAACTCGCCGAACAATCTGCGCAATCGGTTAAGCATATCTATGCCGCCGTGGGCGAAATCACGACCTCCATGGACAAGGTGAAGAACTCTGTTGCACAGAGCATGCAGCTATTCGGTGAACAGGAACAAGCCACCAGCCAGACTCGTGAATCCTTCTCTGCCATTCGTGAAAGTGTGGAGCGCATTAGTACGGGTATCCACCAGCTTGCTGAGGACATGCAGCACTCCAATGAACTCAGTACACAGGTGCAACAGGCCATTGAAAATATCAGCGCCATCACGGAGCAGTCGGCGGCCAGCAGTGAAGAGATCACCGCCTCCACGTCGGAACAACAACGTTCCTTCGCTGATGCAAGCGTCAAGGTGAAGTCACTGCGGGATATCAGTGCGGAGATGCATCAGGAACTGCTTCGATTCCGGCTGTAG
- a CDS encoding BMP family ABC transporter substrate-binding protein, translating into MKTNKNRRAGLVLTLMMILTILILGACSANDTTTATDTRTKVGIVLTEVGLGDRSFNDAAFNGLVQARDEKSIVFDYREPGDKLTAEAAFEEFAEAKFDLIIGLSDTIQADMEKVAAKYPDQQFLVIDSQSELPNIASISFRAEEGSYLAGVIAAMATTENHVGFLGGMEIPLLRDFEQGFKQGVLAVKPDATVDAVYAGDFGNADLGEQLAAQMIQDKGADVIYVAAGLTGVGALTEIQKLGKYAIGVDTDQFFLAEKAILTSMLKNVDVSIYNAVNTFIQNNHTFPQKELVEGLAENAVGLTALHNITLSDEQQKTFEDLKAKISSGQIKITLDQ; encoded by the coding sequence ATGAAAACAAACAAGAACAGACGCGCAGGTCTAGTTCTCACATTAATGATGATCCTGACGATACTGATCCTGGGGGCATGTTCAGCTAATGATACAACAACGGCAACAGACACAAGAACAAAGGTCGGGATCGTGCTTACGGAAGTAGGTCTGGGTGACCGTTCTTTCAATGATGCTGCTTTTAATGGGCTGGTTCAGGCCAGAGACGAGAAAAGCATTGTCTTTGACTATCGTGAACCGGGCGATAAATTAACTGCCGAAGCTGCATTTGAAGAGTTTGCGGAAGCCAAGTTCGATCTGATTATCGGCCTGAGTGATACGATCCAAGCAGATATGGAGAAAGTTGCAGCCAAATATCCTGACCAGCAGTTCCTCGTGATTGATAGTCAGTCCGAATTGCCTAACATTGCCTCCATCTCCTTCCGGGCGGAAGAAGGAAGTTATCTGGCAGGTGTGATTGCAGCTATGGCTACAACCGAAAATCATGTTGGTTTCCTTGGTGGGATGGAGATCCCGCTCCTTCGTGATTTCGAGCAAGGTTTTAAGCAAGGTGTTCTGGCTGTCAAGCCGGATGCAACCGTAGATGCCGTCTACGCAGGGGACTTTGGTAATGCCGATCTGGGTGAACAACTGGCTGCACAGATGATTCAGGACAAAGGCGCTGACGTGATCTATGTGGCTGCCGGTCTCACAGGTGTTGGTGCACTGACGGAGATTCAGAAATTAGGGAAATACGCCATCGGTGTAGATACCGATCAATTCTTTTTAGCGGAAAAAGCGATTCTGACGTCCATGCTGAAAAATGTGGATGTCTCCATCTATAATGCCGTTAACACGTTTATTCAAAACAACCATACCTTCCCTCAAAAGGAACTCGTGGAGGGGCTGGCGGAGAACGCCGTGGGTCTGACTGCTCTACATAATATCACGCTCAGTGATGAACAACAGAAAACCTTCGAAGATCTGAAAGCCAAGATCTCTTCCGGTCAAATCAAAATTACGCTTGATCAATAA